A window from Corynebacterium urealyticum DSM 7109 encodes these proteins:
- the dxr gene encoding 1-deoxy-D-xylulose-5-phosphate reductoisomerase, which translates to MAMTFDKTRVVILGSTGSIGVQALEVVFDNPEQFEVIGISAHGSKPELLLEQAQKIGLPAERVAVASDRTADFVEAQLGGHCIRGQDSARDLVEELGDQLESTDVILNALVGSQGLEATLSSLGTQARLALANKESLVAGGQLVLDAADEGQLVPVDSEHSAMAQCLRSGRRDEVATLVLTASGGPFRGWTREQLEPVTPLQAASHPTWSMGQMNTLNSATMVNKGLELIEACLLFDMPSNRVEVTVHPQSIVHSMVTFRDGSTIAQASPPSMKLPISLALGWPNRVAGVGQPLDFTQAATWEFEPLDDEVFPAVELAREAAKAGGVMPAIYNAANEEAAIEFLNANMAFPRIVDTVEAVMSASGAASTPTCLEDVLEAEREARALAHERMRPWLLG; encoded by the coding sequence ATGGCCATGACTTTCGACAAGACTCGCGTGGTGATTCTCGGGAGTACTGGATCCATCGGTGTCCAGGCCCTCGAGGTGGTTTTCGACAATCCCGAACAGTTCGAGGTGATTGGGATTTCGGCCCACGGCAGTAAGCCCGAGTTGCTGTTGGAGCAGGCCCAGAAGATCGGTCTGCCCGCCGAGCGAGTCGCGGTGGCCTCCGACCGAACCGCCGATTTCGTCGAAGCTCAGCTCGGCGGGCATTGCATCCGTGGCCAGGACTCCGCCCGCGACCTGGTGGAGGAGCTCGGCGATCAGTTGGAGAGCACGGACGTGATCCTGAATGCGCTGGTTGGCTCCCAGGGGCTCGAGGCGACGCTGTCCTCCCTGGGCACCCAGGCGCGTCTCGCGCTGGCGAATAAGGAGAGCCTCGTCGCCGGCGGCCAGCTGGTGCTGGACGCAGCCGATGAGGGGCAGCTCGTCCCCGTCGACTCCGAGCACTCTGCGATGGCACAGTGCCTGCGCTCCGGGCGTCGCGACGAGGTGGCCACCCTCGTGCTGACGGCCTCTGGTGGGCCGTTCCGCGGCTGGACCCGCGAGCAGCTGGAGCCGGTCACCCCGCTCCAGGCAGCCAGCCACCCCACCTGGTCCATGGGCCAGATGAACACGCTGAACTCCGCAACGATGGTGAACAAGGGCCTGGAACTGATCGAGGCCTGCCTTCTGTTCGACATGCCCTCCAACCGCGTAGAGGTCACCGTCCACCCGCAGTCGATCGTGCACTCGATGGTGACCTTCCGTGATGGCTCCACCATCGCGCAGGCATCCCCACCATCCATGAAGCTGCCGATCAGCCTCGCGCTCGGCTGGCCGAACCGTGTGGCCGGGGTGGGGCAGCCGCTCGACTTCACGCAAGCCGCCACCTGGGAGTTCGAGCCACTCGACGACGAGGTATTCCCCGCGGTGGAACTGGCCCGCGAGGCAGCAAAGGCGGGCGGGGTCATGCCCGCGATTTATAACGCGGCTAACGAGGAAGCCGCCATCGAGTTCCTCAACGCGAACATGGCCTTTCCACGCATTGTCGACACGGTTGAAGCCGTGATGTCAGCCTCCGGTGCAGCGTCCACCCCGACGTGCCTGGAGGACGTTCTGGAGGCCGAGCGCGAAGCCCGCGCACTGGCACACGAAAGGATGCGCCCGTGGCTTTTGGGCTAG
- a CDS encoding DUF2631 domain-containing protein, translating to MAHHEAKVEVFNGISTEDVPSAGWGWSALSKRAVVLSGLISVGFLVFMLVGNHEGNVENIWLIALAAFILVGTAWFAFEPKSKERTTVTARNKAQGHVEPNWTADQRNNTGVYADLTPEEKLALNIKE from the coding sequence GTGGCTCACCACGAAGCAAAGGTTGAAGTTTTCAACGGCATTTCGACCGAAGATGTACCATCCGCGGGCTGGGGCTGGAGCGCCCTGAGCAAGCGCGCCGTCGTTCTGTCCGGCCTCATTTCCGTCGGATTCCTGGTGTTCATGCTGGTTGGTAACCACGAGGGCAACGTCGAGAACATCTGGCTGATCGCCCTGGCTGCCTTCATCCTCGTCGGCACCGCATGGTTCGCTTTCGAGCCGAAGTCCAAGGAGCGCACCACCGTGACCGCACGCAACAAGGCCCAGGGGCACGTCGAGCCGAACTGGACGGCAGACCAGCGAAACAACACCGGCGTGTACGCGGATCTCACCCCTGAGGAGAAGCTGGCGCTGAACATCAAGGAGTAG